In Leptospira ellinghausenii, the following proteins share a genomic window:
- a CDS encoding glycosyltransferase family 4 protein, whose translation MNIHQFSAGFQLGDAISQEMLEIKRLLAKEGYQGNIYAENVLSSDRKFAEKIAKVKIHANDVIVYHHSIHSKVLDFLLQYPNKKILIYHNVTPENFFEPYDLRFSYLLRKGREDLEIIRENFQHSFAVSNFNLSELIHLGFNHAKHFPLHLNFQKWDHNHIESKFKTFQFPSFLFVGRIAPNKCQDDLIRFARAWKSNFGNQFSLRMLGFCNPDQQSYLDELNFMISQLDLQNEVKIISYVDENMVKQIYQESNLFLSMSEHEGFCVPLLEAMHFQMPVVAYAAGAVPETLGNSGILFENKNFDQLTKDISKIFTNIEYRNSLIYHQNVRLDAYLKSTSILPLLEVIKS comes from the coding sequence ATGAACATTCATCAGTTTTCCGCAGGATTTCAGTTAGGTGATGCAATTTCTCAGGAAATGTTAGAGATCAAACGTCTTTTGGCTAAGGAAGGTTACCAAGGAAATATCTACGCTGAAAATGTATTATCAAGTGACCGTAAGTTTGCAGAAAAAATTGCGAAAGTGAAAATTCATGCAAACGATGTTATTGTTTACCATCATTCCATACATTCTAAAGTATTAGATTTTTTGTTACAATATCCAAATAAAAAAATTCTAATTTATCATAACGTAACGCCAGAGAATTTTTTTGAACCATATGACCTACGTTTCAGTTATCTACTGAGAAAAGGTAGAGAAGACCTGGAGATCATTCGAGAAAATTTTCAACATTCTTTTGCTGTATCCAATTTTAATTTGAGTGAACTCATACATTTAGGTTTTAATCACGCAAAACATTTTCCACTACATCTAAATTTTCAAAAATGGGACCACAATCACATTGAATCAAAATTCAAAACATTTCAATTTCCATCTTTCTTATTTGTAGGTAGAATTGCACCTAACAAATGCCAGGATGATTTAATTCGTTTTGCGAGAGCTTGGAAATCAAATTTCGGAAATCAGTTTTCGCTACGTATGTTAGGTTTTTGTAACCCTGACCAACAATCCTATTTAGATGAACTCAATTTTATGATTTCACAACTCGACTTACAGAATGAAGTAAAAATCATTTCTTATGTCGATGAAAATATGGTGAAACAAATTTACCAAGAAAGTAACTTGTTTTTATCTATGAGCGAACATGAAGGATTTTGTGTTCCATTATTGGAAGCAATGCATTTTCAAATGCCTGTAGTCGCTTACGCAGCTGGTGCTGTTCCAGAAACACTTGGAAATTCTGGAATACTTTTTGAAAATAAGAACTTTGACCAATTAACAAAAGATATTAGCAAAATTTTTACCAATATTGAATATCGAAATAGCCTAATTTATCATCAAAACGTAAGGCTTGATGCATATTTAAAATCTACCAGCATTTTACCTTTGTTAGAAGTAATCAAAAGTTAA
- a CDS encoding DUF4870 domain-containing protein, whose product MTDIQLEQDQEEKKWARRAHISTLLTYPMALLPFPFYFSSLGAMIYPFVMWLSRGKSSYSAKQSLEAIYLQALLSLGYFGFGTKFGDDRVLLVFSYVFMAFLHVVFLGIAIFRTTIGKPHHYPFSFFPLLFSSHQTKENWNELKKKFEDKVEFSEYKTQMEKLDSFRISTEKDAKSLTDTNLQSLCNEYLHSLSDLRVKLAEDPLSYRKAKQFLNYFPETVSKILSQYIRVNQNSNTPDAEKRKTELNSLLSEVIKTTEQVRNKLKADETLNLDVEITAMKKNIEFGGY is encoded by the coding sequence ATGACAGACATACAATTGGAACAAGACCAAGAAGAAAAAAAGTGGGCCAGACGGGCCCATATCTCTACTTTACTCACGTATCCAATGGCATTATTGCCATTCCCCTTCTATTTTTCCTCACTTGGAGCAATGATTTATCCATTTGTGATGTGGTTATCTCGTGGTAAATCATCCTATTCCGCAAAACAATCATTAGAAGCAATTTATCTCCAAGCACTTCTATCTCTTGGATATTTTGGCTTTGGAACCAAGTTCGGTGATGACCGAGTATTACTAGTGTTTTCCTACGTATTTATGGCTTTTTTACATGTTGTTTTTTTAGGAATTGCCATATTTCGAACAACAATAGGAAAACCACACCATTATCCATTTAGCTTTTTTCCATTACTATTTTCCTCTCACCAAACAAAGGAAAATTGGAATGAGTTAAAGAAAAAATTTGAAGATAAAGTAGAATTTTCAGAATATAAAACTCAAATGGAAAAGTTGGATTCCTTTCGAATATCAACTGAAAAAGATGCAAAATCACTTACTGATACAAACCTACAAAGTTTGTGTAATGAGTATTTGCATTCACTTTCAGATTTACGAGTGAAACTAGCAGAAGATCCCCTTTCGTATCGGAAAGCAAAACAATTCTTAAACTATTTTCCAGAAACTGTTTCCAAAATTCTGAGCCAATACATCAGAGTGAATCAAAATTCAAATACACCTGATGCGGAAAAAAGAAAAACAGAACTCAATTCCTTGTTAAGTGAAGTGATCAAAACCACTGAACAAGTTCGAAATAAATTGAAAGCAGATGAAACCCTAAATTTAGATGTTGAGATCACCGCTATGAAGAAAAACATCGAATTTGGTGGGTATTAA
- a CDS encoding LIC_10202 family protein: MEDKKKFNPSPFVEIRDPQINVQEIVESLESKIPLDPNHQIHWSELTKISYKPESPLGFRKFDPAGTAHLFEKGISSPKFSNPKFWYIRGPIKFIINRIISVYSQIDKKLSENRIRAFFSVLHELVRLGKRMELIERRFDGFYRDHLLNSNQTKSPNFSWATESFFVDAGINPNWNLTVDDLKSSKQVLILFPEWGEILKQLSIQKIPFQSITSNSDQYQLIKSKISHNIHYLESIFPLSQLKMQNFDVLVYLPLNRFPTYFIERIFAEISYLLNKGNHLYFSVSIQPEFNNRPFRDVQISEINLELLPNYLNTLGFNSLRDLSVTEDTKVFRYTKF; the protein is encoded by the coding sequence GTGGAAGACAAAAAGAAATTCAATCCCTCCCCCTTTGTCGAAATCAGAGACCCACAGATTAATGTACAAGAAATTGTAGAATCATTAGAATCAAAAATTCCATTGGACCCAAACCACCAGATCCATTGGTCGGAACTCACAAAAATCAGTTACAAACCGGAATCCCCTCTTGGTTTTCGAAAATTTGACCCAGCGGGAACCGCACATTTATTTGAAAAAGGAATCTCGAGTCCCAAGTTTTCCAATCCGAAGTTTTGGTACATTCGTGGTCCGATTAAATTTATCATCAATCGAATCATTTCTGTATACAGCCAGATTGATAAAAAACTTTCTGAAAATCGAATCCGCGCTTTTTTCTCTGTACTCCATGAATTGGTACGTTTAGGGAAAAGAATGGAACTCATTGAAAGAAGATTTGACGGTTTTTACCGAGATCATTTATTAAACTCGAATCAAACTAAGTCGCCTAATTTTAGTTGGGCAACCGAATCCTTTTTTGTAGACGCTGGCATCAATCCAAATTGGAATCTTACCGTAGATGATTTAAAAAGTTCCAAACAAGTTTTAATTTTGTTTCCAGAATGGGGTGAAATCCTTAAACAATTATCAATTCAAAAAATCCCATTCCAATCGATTACTTCAAACTCAGACCAATATCAATTGATCAAAAGCAAAATTTCGCATAACATCCATTATCTCGAGTCAATATTTCCTTTATCACAACTTAAAATGCAAAATTTTGATGTTTTAGTTTATTTACCTTTAAATAGGTTTCCAACATATTTCATTGAAAGGATTTTTGCTGAAATTTCTTATTTATTAAACAAAGGAAACCATTTATATTTTTCTGTTTCCATCCAACCCGAATTTAATAATCGACCATTTAGAGACGTACAAATATCGGAAATCAATTTGGAATTGTTACCAAATTATTTAAACACATTAGGATTTAATTCCTTAAGAGATCTATCTGTAACAGAAGATACAAAGGTATTCCGATATACAAAATTCTAA
- a CDS encoding LIC_11321 family protein — translation MWSDPRQELPPTLGDLKGQDKSVRQPPDRKDKKGCCKIKYPAGGYDFFLATEEDCRASLYFDRFLGENNTLCFRWEGD, via the coding sequence TTGTGGTCAGACCCGAGGCAGGAATTACCTCCAACACTTGGAGACTTAAAAGGCCAAGATAAATCCGTAAGGCAACCACCTGATCGAAAAGACAAAAAAGGTTGTTGTAAAATCAAATACCCCGCTGGAGGGTATGACTTCTTTCTGGCGACGGAAGAAGATTGTCGTGCGAGTTTGTATTTTGACAGGTTTCTGGGAGAAAACAATACACTATGCTTTCGTTGGGAAGGGGATTAG
- a CDS encoding glycosyltransferase family 4 protein, translating into MSKILFITPRFLQNASGGAEKLAFDYVEILSELHDVTVCTTSAKNYVTWENEFKTGLTIENRYNVLRFEVRKKRNIDYMNKILNQCLVAGETVAMKDQMNFIKEQGPYSPDLIDYISKNQFEYDLIILIGYLYYPVVMSIPLLRIPFVIVPTFHAEPPFRLPIYKQTYLNHYVYSFNAPEELAVYESYTNQRAKDYFLIGTYVEDHFNSNQRSFSKSNTIQLLTIGRIEPAKGYPELFQDYTEWKNLTHRTDVNLKCLGSVFSMDISKEKEILFSGYVSEEEKISEIQKSYLLINPSAYESFSISIMESWLQEKPVLINANSSVMKGHCIRSQGGLYYSDKVSFQRMLEYLLENENLKDRLGKNGRKYVLANFSKEVIKTKLNQMVNKLLG; encoded by the coding sequence ATGTCAAAAATACTATTCATTACACCTAGATTTTTACAAAACGCATCAGGTGGTGCAGAAAAATTAGCCTTTGATTATGTAGAAATATTATCAGAATTACATGATGTAACAGTTTGTACAACCTCTGCAAAAAATTATGTTACTTGGGAAAATGAATTTAAAACAGGATTAACAATCGAAAACCGATACAATGTTCTTCGTTTTGAAGTGAGAAAAAAACGAAATATTGATTACATGAATAAAATACTAAATCAATGTTTGGTCGCAGGTGAAACGGTCGCAATGAAAGACCAAATGAATTTTATAAAAGAACAAGGTCCCTATTCTCCCGACTTAATTGACTATATATCAAAAAATCAATTTGAATATGATTTAATCATACTCATTGGATATTTATATTATCCAGTAGTTATGAGCATTCCTTTGCTTAGAATTCCCTTTGTGATTGTTCCGACTTTCCATGCGGAACCTCCGTTCCGATTGCCGATTTATAAACAAACATATTTAAATCACTATGTTTACAGTTTTAATGCCCCTGAAGAATTAGCAGTTTACGAATCTTATACCAACCAAAGAGCAAAGGATTACTTTTTAATTGGAACTTATGTCGAAGATCACTTTAATTCAAATCAACGTTCGTTCTCTAAAAGTAATACAATCCAACTATTGACAATCGGTCGTATTGAACCTGCGAAGGGATATCCTGAATTATTCCAAGACTATACTGAGTGGAAAAACCTTACTCATCGAACGGATGTGAATCTCAAATGTTTAGGTTCAGTGTTTTCAATGGATATTTCAAAGGAAAAAGAAATTCTATTTTCAGGATATGTATCAGAAGAAGAAAAAATTTCTGAAATTCAAAAATCATATCTTTTGATAAATCCATCTGCTTATGAAAGTTTTTCTATCTCTATTATGGAATCGTGGCTCCAAGAAAAACCTGTTCTTATAAATGCTAACTCATCGGTAATGAAAGGCCATTGTATTCGAAGTCAAGGTGGATTGTATTATTCGGATAAAGTTTCATTCCAAAGGATGTTGGAATACCTTTTAGAAAATGAAAATCTGAAAGATCGACTAGGAAAAAATGGTAGAAAGTATGTACTCGCTAATTTTTCAAAGGAAGTGATTAAAACAAAACTCAACCAAATGGTCAATAAACTACTCGGTTGA
- a CDS encoding YjgN family protein, with translation MNNTRLQYHATGGQLFILFLKNMFLTVVTLGIYSFWARTNVQKFMAENLEWAGERFSFHGTGKERFIGFLKAAGIFIVLYIAIMIILWIANKIPVPYFATIVGIVLYIGVILALVPIIIVGGRKYITSRTGYRNLRFGFDGKILEVAILYGKGILLTIVTLGIYYPWFFAEKEAYIQSKTRYGNTNFGFSADGKEIFFLYLKGFLLSIVTLGIYYSWFLADVQNYIWNRTSFQGKKFRSDITGGKIFVNFLIAYLIILFTLGIGFAWAVVRLTKLFIESVSLEAEVDFSTISAQPDTQANATAEGLEALAETLEAFLS, from the coding sequence ATGAACAACACAAGACTACAATACCACGCCACTGGCGGACAACTCTTCATTTTATTTTTGAAGAATATGTTTCTCACGGTAGTGACTTTGGGGATCTATAGCTTTTGGGCTCGCACAAACGTACAAAAGTTTATGGCTGAGAATTTGGAATGGGCTGGAGAACGTTTTTCGTTTCACGGAACAGGAAAAGAACGTTTCATCGGCTTTTTGAAAGCTGCAGGAATTTTTATCGTATTATACATCGCAATCATGATCATCCTCTGGATTGCCAATAAAATCCCTGTCCCTTACTTCGCAACGATAGTTGGTATCGTACTTTACATTGGAGTAATTTTAGCATTAGTTCCTATCATCATTGTTGGTGGCCGAAAATACATAACATCACGTACAGGTTATCGTAACCTTCGATTCGGTTTTGATGGAAAAATCTTAGAAGTTGCAATACTTTATGGGAAAGGGATTCTACTGACAATCGTTACTTTAGGAATATATTACCCTTGGTTTTTTGCTGAAAAAGAAGCATATATCCAAAGCAAAACTCGTTATGGAAATACCAATTTTGGTTTCTCAGCAGATGGTAAGGAAATTTTCTTTTTGTATTTGAAGGGATTTTTGCTAAGCATAGTCACACTTGGTATATATTACTCATGGTTTTTAGCTGATGTGCAAAACTATATCTGGAATCGAACTAGTTTCCAAGGTAAAAAATTTAGATCTGATATCACTGGTGGAAAGATTTTTGTCAATTTTCTGATCGCATATTTGATCATTCTATTCACACTAGGTATTGGATTTGCTTGGGCTGTGGTTCGATTGACTAAACTTTTTATCGAATCAGTAAGTTTAGAAGCTGAAGTTGACTTCTCTACAATTTCTGCCCAACCAGATACACAGGCAAATGCTACCGCGGAAGGTTTGGAAGCACTTGCAGAAACTTTAGAAGCCTTCCTATCATAA
- a CDS encoding glycosyltransferase family 4 protein, which translates to MNVFQHLDELKDSDGVGNDAIGLSEVFQNLGYKTHFITRLPRKGKSLVSEFHLVDSFNYPTHSEDIHILHYGGSGYQYTLFQNLPGIKILRFHNVTPSRFYEHTTTEDIFHAMEKFESLSYLELASLSIFCDSVWCDSQFNFETLSSYNFRNPYILPICKRYQIFPKSDKHSKNKFSLAFVGRYSPQKKWEDLISFTSEWLKEFPEAECYCIGSIIGAFDGYFDRLKDIVRKYQLEDKVQFLMGKTDSEVLSILNQTSVFVSMSEHEGFCLPILEAFGSGIPVFAYAAGAVPDTMRKGGKLFFEKNFPSLMQTMKDILLQKEQYNEIIQNQFSALKYYNEYPFSTVISGILKSGIK; encoded by the coding sequence ATGAATGTTTTTCAACATTTAGATGAACTGAAAGATTCGGATGGTGTCGGAAATGATGCTATCGGTTTATCTGAAGTATTTCAAAATTTAGGTTATAAAACACATTTTATCACTAGATTACCGAGAAAGGGAAAATCACTGGTTAGTGAGTTTCACTTAGTGGATTCATTTAACTATCCAACCCACTCCGAAGATATCCATATTCTCCATTATGGTGGTTCTGGTTACCAGTACACATTATTTCAGAACTTACCTGGCATTAAAATATTAAGATTTCATAATGTAACCCCTTCACGATTTTATGAACATACGACAACAGAAGATATTTTTCATGCAATGGAAAAGTTTGAATCACTCTCTTATTTAGAACTAGCAAGTTTATCAATTTTTTGTGACTCAGTATGGTGTGATTCTCAGTTTAATTTTGAAACATTAAGTAGTTACAATTTTCGAAATCCATATATTTTACCAATATGTAAAAGGTACCAAATATTTCCAAAATCTGATAAACATTCCAAAAACAAATTCTCTTTGGCTTTTGTTGGTAGATATTCACCTCAAAAAAAATGGGAAGACTTAATCAGTTTTACATCTGAATGGTTAAAGGAATTTCCAGAGGCAGAGTGTTATTGTATCGGATCCATTATAGGAGCATTTGATGGTTATTTCGATCGATTAAAAGATATCGTGAGAAAGTACCAACTCGAAGATAAGGTACAATTTTTGATGGGAAAAACTGATTCTGAAGTACTCTCCATCCTAAATCAAACCAGTGTTTTTGTATCCATGAGTGAACATGAAGGATTTTGTCTGCCTATCTTGGAAGCCTTTGGATCTGGTATTCCTGTCTTCGCTTATGCAGCAGGTGCTGTACCGGATACGATGCGTAAGGGGGGAAAACTATTTTTTGAAAAAAACTTTCCATCACTTATGCAAACCATGAAAGATATCCTACTCCAAAAAGAACAATATAATGAAATCATTCAAAATCAATTTTCTGCATTAAAGTATTACAATGAATATCCATTTTCGACTGTGATCTCGGGCATTTTAAAAAGTGGTATCAAATGA
- a CDS encoding GDP-mannose 4,6-dehydratase, with amino-acid sequence MRKKQTLVTGASGFVGSYLLPALNSHGNYEIHCFEGDIRDRDCVSDQLKKIQPDILIHLAAQAFVPNAIANPWETEEINVGGTLNLLETLHRLQKPCKMLYISSADVYGKQNVGVLPLKESLLPKPVNPYAGSKLAAESYCRQYAEYSPYVSVVIARPFNHIGVGQRKEFVIPNFCTQIIEAKHQGKKMISVGDLEPTRDFSHVKDIVDGYLTLIEKGESGEIYNICSGEEHSIRSMVEELVKYSGESIQFSVDDSRVRVSETSRVYGDNTKLKTLGWTNKHSINETLKEIYDHLESEFLKSKQAV; translated from the coding sequence ATGAGAAAAAAACAAACTTTAGTCACCGGAGCCAGTGGATTTGTGGGAAGTTATCTACTTCCAGCACTGAATTCCCACGGCAATTATGAAATCCATTGTTTTGAAGGTGATATACGAGACCGGGATTGTGTTTCAGACCAATTGAAGAAAATCCAACCGGATATTTTGATCCATTTAGCGGCCCAAGCTTTTGTTCCCAATGCGATTGCTAATCCATGGGAGACAGAAGAAATCAATGTGGGTGGAACTTTAAATCTATTAGAAACCCTCCATCGTTTGCAAAAACCATGTAAGATGTTGTACATTTCCTCAGCAGATGTTTATGGGAAACAAAACGTAGGTGTACTACCACTGAAAGAATCATTACTTCCAAAACCTGTAAATCCTTATGCAGGTAGTAAATTAGCAGCAGAATCCTACTGTCGTCAATATGCGGAATATAGTCCTTATGTTTCCGTTGTGATTGCTCGCCCATTCAATCATATCGGGGTTGGTCAACGAAAAGAATTTGTGATACCTAACTTCTGTACTCAAATTATCGAAGCAAAACACCAAGGTAAAAAAATGATTTCAGTAGGTGATTTAGAACCTACTCGTGATTTTTCCCATGTGAAAGATATCGTAGATGGTTATTTGACTTTGATCGAAAAAGGAGAATCAGGCGAAATCTACAATATATGTTCTGGTGAGGAACATAGCATCCGTTCCATGGTCGAAGAGTTGGTAAAATACTCTGGCGAATCGATTCAATTCTCTGTAGATGACAGTAGAGTTAGAGTATCTGAAACTTCCAGAGTATATGGTGACAACACAAAATTAAAAACATTGGGTTGGACCAACAAACACAGTATAAACGAAACGCTTAAAGAAATTTATGATCATTTGGAATCAGAATTTTTAAAATCCAAACAAGCAGTTTGA
- a CDS encoding inositol monophosphatase family protein: protein MHSELLDRSYHFLNFLPNVADFLVEKHKESNLKVDEKSLYNLVTEADLKAESMILEEIQKNFPLDGILAEERGAIDGSSGYTWVIDPLDGTTNYTHGLPLYGVSVGVVETETMAPVIGMVFFPELNTYYHAIKGQGAFREKKQIQVSQTKSMKDSLFVTGFPYDRNLSLDTLMQYYKSILQKSRGIRRTGAATLDLCWLAEGKVEGYYELGLKPWDMAAAGLIVMEAKGKLTSMDGNDFSIMIPSLLASNGFVHEYLLAEFEGQINRVVY, encoded by the coding sequence ATGCATTCTGAATTACTTGATAGATCCTATCATTTTCTAAATTTTTTACCGAATGTTGCGGACTTCCTTGTAGAGAAACACAAGGAATCAAATTTAAAAGTAGATGAAAAAAGTTTATACAACCTAGTTACTGAAGCAGATCTTAAAGCAGAATCGATGATTCTAGAGGAGATCCAAAAAAATTTCCCCTTGGATGGAATTTTAGCTGAAGAACGGGGTGCCATCGACGGTAGTTCAGGATATACATGGGTAATCGATCCTTTGGATGGAACGACAAATTATACTCATGGTTTACCTCTCTATGGTGTTTCCGTTGGAGTTGTAGAAACAGAAACAATGGCACCTGTTATAGGTATGGTTTTTTTTCCTGAACTCAATACATATTATCATGCAATTAAAGGACAAGGTGCCTTTCGCGAAAAAAAACAAATTCAAGTATCCCAAACAAAGTCGATGAAAGACTCTCTTTTTGTAACAGGTTTTCCGTATGATAGAAATTTATCATTGGATACACTCATGCAATATTACAAATCGATTCTTCAAAAATCTAGAGGAATCCGACGAACAGGTGCCGCAACATTAGACTTATGTTGGTTAGCCGAAGGTAAAGTTGAAGGTTATTACGAACTTGGTTTAAAACCTTGGGATATGGCAGCAGCAGGACTCATCGTCATGGAAGCAAAAGGAAAATTAACTTCTATGGATGGTAATGATTTTTCAATCATGATCCCGAGTTTACTAGCAAGTAACGGATTTGTTCACGAGTATTTGTTAGCAGAATTTGAAGGGCAAATCAACCGAGTAGTTTATTGA
- a CDS encoding M48 family metallopeptidase translates to MEKIWIQNKKSQSHASALFYSIREMNPIVLGILSLLIVTIVGFFYFKGLEFVTNFIPLSMDKSLGDSVELKMEAQFQKCDTKATDRFFSEALKKIVPKDSKHKFEISVLSSTIPNAFALSNGKIYFFSGLLNDADSQEEVIGVLAHEIAHVEKRHHMRNLVKAGGTSLAISLVVGPGLGNMEFLETFTEIGSTILVLKFSRDFETEADKSSIEYLKSQNMSTDGLLRFFKRMEKLEKGESDSEDNEEVSNAKDEKSTTNQITDFLSTHPATTERMKTLESLIQKGKKGTIKKVVSDSIWKEVQTACLDFKNSDSK, encoded by the coding sequence TTGGAAAAAATTTGGATCCAAAACAAAAAATCCCAAAGCCATGCAAGTGCTTTGTTTTATTCCATTCGAGAAATGAATCCAATTGTCCTTGGGATTCTATCTTTACTCATTGTGACAATTGTTGGCTTTTTTTACTTTAAAGGATTGGAGTTTGTTACGAATTTTATTCCTCTCTCAATGGACAAATCTTTAGGGGATTCGGTAGAATTGAAAATGGAAGCACAGTTTCAAAAATGTGATACCAAGGCAACCGATCGTTTTTTCTCCGAAGCATTAAAAAAAATTGTACCAAAAGATAGTAAACACAAATTCGAAATTTCAGTCCTAAGTTCGACAATCCCTAATGCTTTCGCATTATCAAATGGTAAAATTTACTTTTTCTCTGGTTTGTTAAATGATGCTGATTCACAAGAGGAAGTAATAGGTGTTTTAGCTCATGAGATAGCACATGTGGAAAAACGACATCATATGCGCAATTTGGTAAAAGCAGGTGGAACATCACTAGCAATCAGTTTGGTGGTAGGTCCTGGACTTGGAAATATGGAATTTTTAGAAACCTTTACTGAAATAGGTTCCACTATATTAGTTTTAAAATTTTCAAGAGATTTTGAAACGGAAGCAGATAAGTCTTCCATCGAATATTTAAAATCTCAAAACATGTCAACTGATGGATTACTTCGTTTTTTCAAAAGAATGGAAAAGTTAGAGAAAGGGGAATCTGATTCCGAAGACAACGAAGAGGTTTCCAATGCAAAAGATGAAAAATCAACTACAAATCAGATTACAGATTTTCTAAGCACACACCCTGCAACGACTGAAAGAATGAAAACCTTAGAATCCCTCATTCAAAAAGGTAAAAAAGGAACAATTAAAAAAGTAGTTTCGGATAGTATTTGGAAAGAAGTTCAAACTGCTTGTTTGGATTTTAAAAATTCTGATTCCAAATGA
- a CDS encoding patatin-like phospholipase family protein, which yields MLSLGRGLEIAEFMGVREQVLQTLVKIFPTYDASLAIAGGGCKAFYALGVGKTLREWGVRFTELSGVSAGAAMALCILSQTEEESVEYFEEITKRNSRNFHFSNLLRGESTFPHEDMYRRTIRFGMRFDRVLESGAKIWIHSVKAHPKEDSLKNKFRLARLISETGRAFILDDRDRSEGIPANRTAEIIKKWNMEDVDFTEKDFVNPETIEQFILNSSSIPPIVDFQSVGNEYYLDGGLTNNMMIESFAPKAKIIGIHYEPNTIVGKDPDLLARTFLITPSKPLPITSFDYTNPRGVRETYELGKADALAKKSEIINYLKKD from the coding sequence ATGCTTTCGTTGGGAAGGGGATTAGAGATAGCCGAATTTATGGGTGTGCGTGAACAAGTTTTACAAACATTAGTCAAGATATTTCCAACTTACGATGCCTCTCTTGCCATTGCTGGCGGTGGGTGTAAGGCTTTTTATGCACTTGGTGTTGGGAAAACATTACGTGAGTGGGGAGTTCGTTTTACCGAATTATCGGGTGTCTCGGCGGGAGCTGCTATGGCACTTTGTATCCTCTCACAAACAGAAGAAGAGTCTGTCGAATACTTCGAAGAAATCACCAAACGGAATTCTCGTAATTTTCATTTTTCCAATTTACTCAGAGGGGAATCAACTTTCCCTCATGAAGACATGTATAGACGCACCATTCGATTTGGAATGCGTTTTGACCGCGTGTTAGAATCGGGTGCAAAAATTTGGATCCATTCCGTGAAAGCCCACCCGAAAGAGGATTCACTCAAAAATAAATTTCGTTTAGCAAGGTTGATTTCAGAAACAGGAAGAGCCTTTATTCTAGATGATAGAGATAGGTCAGAAGGGATTCCAGCAAATCGGACCGCAGAAATCATTAAAAAATGGAATATGGAAGATGTTGATTTCACAGAGAAAGACTTTGTGAATCCGGAAACCATTGAACAATTTATACTAAATTCTTCATCCATTCCGCCGATTGTGGACTTTCAGTCAGTAGGCAATGAATATTACCTAGATGGTGGGCTCACAAATAATATGATGATCGAATCATTTGCACCAAAAGCAAAAATCATTGGAATCCATTATGAGCCAAATACCATTGTAGGTAAGGATCCAGATTTACTTGCCCGCACTTTCCTCATCACACCATCCAAACCACTTCCCATCACATCTTTTGATTATACCAATCCAAGAGGTGTTCGAGAGACCTATGAATTAGGAAAGGCGGACGCGTTGGCCAAAAAATCAGAAATTATCAATTATTTAAAAAAGGACTGA